Proteins co-encoded in one Saprospira grandis genomic window:
- a CDS encoding T9SS type A sorting domain-containing protein: MRNYLLYFLFLLPLGLWGQAWPAGALPVSGDSYRLCQGSVLFVLPAGGSLYFQGQHLGSAPALGADSLQLHQPGAYLYIDSLGQPLFFELLTRRQPPSQLFFGPLCQLDARAQQPPFFRYSYALADSLPDLRLRLYAGSQLLENRLLPHAGPGFHQDSFLLSLPSSSPQLQLWLSWESCGGRDSIGRVLPNYQSPFGGWQLPTSYALGDDSLYTPALYSLLDTGWQSQLQLGQQPLGLLQQDYYYPQWAGQDSLLLYIEKAGCRYSYDSLLRVAPAPSFAWQNLEIGAAVGEACVGDSLRFYWANLRAVPAQILLRQLNGDTIIIDLNSLHLQQQSIRCKAESDWRSASIYLLDSIGQHLMQASSILMPDINLAFSPLKTPICANDRLLIYAQPSGGTFSAEQLDTLGGRSGSWQPNFALVDGDTLKADEFIFSDPDLNYGRANIRLTYSYLPTYSNQQFCSDSIRLAVEYPIIDNRLSSAFLPPQLVGNNIALGDILQDLRPAPQTAYFSDLDSSFSGTYVQTYGNTDSFLVHLSGSGEYPVNLTLGSSACEAEIELNLFIQPEASIPDLPSVICTGADTVVFHRDSLFAYSDWSRDTILRRNCVQISASSGGTLVNRSTGAVIYDCQNVPSVLRSRKRNELISVAAYSDQGALSLNDILSGRAPIAGAINAPNAYNGQPEDFYLNMGAINNFLASSNDSSCYVAMLFRSIEERQYFNEEGTALDTSRQPTYDSSYFAAIQYVEFVDVANIGIIDSLLDPTYCYNQQAFPLAVQPAYETGFSRVSIRRLGGATGISLVDDIIDISGEPYFQDSVDREYIVRYEYNKYYGCQSGLQEDTFKVIAPLRLDFTGPQTNNTYCENSQEVYLNAYPTANMGLSAQFVGPGMGYLNNGQPAPLANTFSPVLADTGQHTISYIFTDLAACEHRIDKSFRVQAAPVVRLQTLAGSQDFCANDTAVALVGQPFGGQYFGPTILGDSLFHPNQAYLLDSAAASGGVQLWYSYSDSLGCRATDTLALSIYPLPTPEILNLAPAYCANASAVLLQGGDRSGNLGQGQFWGRALTNNVYRPQLAAAPEDTVYYSRTNQYGCQREIMQLVQIDSVPQPQILQLDSQYCLTEPSFVLQGQPQAGPNEQATFTGAGVNFINGQFRFSAQQAANTAGILQPIALTYSFVDSRGCQGQNQVQTLVNPLPQAQFSLASAYCVDAEADTLSNRVQMQQYAQAYFQAAGIQDSSLGIFSPALAAQQAGFGLQQIQFFVQDSNGCQNSSTESYILNGLPIINITGLPAALCNQGAEVDIRAFPVGSIGSQAQYSHNFPMASFQIRSALQAEASLSPSLLAAQTYFLAYAYTDANGCQNQDTVFTTVFARPQAQIQGLDTSYCEQEDSIYMQGNSIYGEFSGPGVLQNSNIFIPARAAAGNHLISYLVEELHLFPTAQDSLICSDLAQAQVQVRPKPRPSLLQPTANSSFCLTSPSEQLIGGIQNTALLLDASYTGNGLRPEYLQRVDTMTVNGQTVNVIVLDTIYHFDPALAGVGLHELQFSASNVFGCLDSVSHLVQVLATPSPSFALDSQFCESAPRQILSASPAGGIFFLNGDTLLQNEYQPNSLYPQQPLSQNQQDTLVYLVSNSSCEASDTQFVTVFPNPQVSFSLDQNVDAFCLGQNDSLLLLPQPLGGQFYGNGVAFGQSLFLAENAGLGEHIIRYEYTDSQGCQGIFWDSLRVYSQPRLALDASGGCLNDAYLFWNNGPLGLGGLFQNQVFDSISQAYWQIGGGAPIAASLSAPFELDSLSYQFTQAGSYWASLTIENQGVCLAKDSILIQASPNVQPTAQLPYAEDFNQDDGQWLAESQAGYPDSLWEWGLAQGQRINSLQDSAHLSLWASRLSAPYPANQSAWVYSPCFDLSLLDRPMLSLDIFDDTDAGNDGTVIEFYDPQLALWRPLGDLGQGLNWYNEDIIAGRPGEQQLAPRGWSGSGTGWQTARYALDSFRQQSFRFRIAFGALGVSPTAYEGFAFDNIFLGNRRKKVLLEYFSNLGQADLGAAYTHLNQLVYHPPLVHDLVLIQYNTDFPSYDPFYAQNMADPSARLLFYGLSEAGKLVLNGRRFSQSAPLALQLQAMDLEKDRLADPLIDIEGQSFIRANEIELQLSLDALGNWQQANLKLYVALVEDSLFYDNGQPLHAFVRKLLPDAAGTELPENLSAGQSLNYSFSQPLSPDWQPQQLQWVAFVQEQTADSSFIHQVYSNRDISIYLGQEEAPEEAVAPQLSLFPNPNIGQFQLLLEQPALQAGSWQLYSLLGQTIATGSWAQGQKEQQIRMPQTALAGTYILRLQIGDWLLQKKVVFKGY, from the coding sequence ATGCGTAATTATTTACTGTATTTCTTGTTTCTCTTGCCCTTGGGACTTTGGGGGCAGGCTTGGCCAGCGGGGGCGCTTCCTGTTTCGGGGGACAGTTATCGGCTTTGTCAGGGCAGTGTATTGTTTGTTCTTCCTGCGGGGGGGAGTTTATATTTTCAGGGCCAGCATTTGGGCAGTGCGCCTGCTTTGGGGGCCGATAGTTTGCAGTTGCATCAGCCGGGCGCCTATTTATATATAGATAGTTTGGGCCAGCCCCTATTTTTTGAGCTCTTGACCAGACGGCAGCCGCCTAGTCAGTTGTTTTTTGGGCCGCTTTGTCAGTTAGATGCTCGGGCTCAGCAGCCGCCTTTTTTTCGCTATAGCTATGCCTTGGCCGACAGTCTGCCCGACCTCCGCCTGCGGCTTTATGCGGGCAGTCAGCTTTTAGAAAACCGCCTGCTGCCCCATGCGGGTCCGGGCTTTCATCAGGATAGTTTTTTGCTTTCTTTGCCCAGCAGCAGTCCCCAGCTTCAGCTTTGGCTTTCTTGGGAAAGCTGCGGGGGCCGCGACTCTATCGGCCGAGTCCTCCCCAATTATCAATCGCCCTTTGGGGGCTGGCAACTGCCTACTAGCTACGCCCTAGGCGATGATTCGCTCTATACTCCAGCGCTTTATAGCTTGCTAGATACGGGCTGGCAGAGCCAATTGCAATTGGGGCAGCAGCCCTTGGGCCTCTTGCAACAAGACTATTATTATCCGCAATGGGCCGGCCAAGATAGCCTGCTGCTCTATATAGAAAAAGCAGGCTGCCGCTATAGTTACGACAGCCTGCTTAGGGTGGCTCCTGCCCCCAGCTTTGCTTGGCAAAATTTAGAAATTGGGGCGGCAGTAGGAGAGGCCTGTGTGGGGGATAGTTTGCGCTTTTATTGGGCCAATTTGCGGGCGGTTCCGGCCCAGATTTTATTGCGGCAACTTAATGGGGATACAATAATCATAGACTTAAATAGTCTGCATTTGCAGCAGCAGTCTATTCGCTGCAAAGCTGAGTCTGATTGGCGATCGGCCAGCATCTATTTATTAGATAGTATTGGTCAGCATTTGATGCAAGCTTCGTCTATCTTGATGCCTGACATTAACTTGGCCTTTAGTCCATTAAAGACACCTATTTGTGCCAATGACCGCTTATTGATTTATGCTCAGCCCTCGGGCGGGACCTTTTCTGCGGAGCAATTGGACACCCTAGGCGGGCGGTCGGGCAGTTGGCAGCCCAATTTTGCTTTGGTAGATGGAGACACCTTAAAGGCCGATGAATTTATTTTTTCGGATCCGGACTTAAATTACGGTCGAGCTAATATTCGATTGACTTACAGTTATTTGCCGACCTACAGTAATCAGCAGTTTTGTTCGGACAGTATTCGTTTAGCTGTAGAATATCCGATTATAGACAATCGCTTGAGTTCGGCTTTTTTGCCTCCTCAATTAGTGGGAAATAATATTGCTTTAGGAGATATTTTGCAGGACCTTCGTCCAGCGCCACAAACTGCTTATTTTAGCGATTTGGACAGCAGTTTTTCGGGAACCTATGTACAGACTTATGGGAATACGGACTCCTTTTTGGTCCATTTGTCGGGCAGTGGAGAATATCCCGTAAATCTAACCTTAGGGTCATCGGCTTGTGAGGCAGAAATAGAGTTAAACTTATTTATTCAGCCTGAAGCTAGTATTCCGGATTTGCCCAGCGTAATTTGTACGGGGGCAGATACAGTTGTTTTTCATCGGGATAGTTTGTTTGCCTATTCGGATTGGTCTAGAGACACTATTTTGCGGCGAAATTGTGTGCAAATTAGTGCATCTTCTGGCGGCACTTTGGTTAATCGGAGTACAGGGGCTGTTATTTACGATTGTCAGAATGTACCTAGTGTCTTACGCAGCCGTAAGCGCAATGAGTTGATTAGCGTGGCGGCTTATTCGGACCAAGGCGCCCTTAGTTTAAATGATATTTTGTCTGGAAGAGCACCTATTGCTGGAGCTATAAATGCGCCTAATGCCTACAATGGGCAACCCGAGGATTTCTATTTGAATATGGGGGCGATTAACAACTTTTTGGCCTCCTCGAATGACAGTTCTTGTTATGTGGCCATGTTATTTAGGAGCATAGAAGAGCGGCAATATTTTAATGAGGAGGGGACGGCCTTGGATACGAGTCGGCAACCAACATATGATAGCAGTTATTTTGCGGCTATACAGTATGTAGAATTTGTGGATGTGGCCAATATTGGGATCATCGATAGCTTACTAGACCCTACTTATTGTTATAACCAGCAGGCTTTTCCCTTGGCGGTACAGCCTGCTTATGAAACCGGCTTTTCTAGAGTGAGTATTCGACGTTTGGGTGGAGCTACAGGAATTAGCTTAGTGGATGACATCATCGATATTTCGGGGGAGCCCTACTTTCAGGACAGCGTAGATCGAGAATATATTGTTCGTTATGAGTACAATAAATACTATGGTTGTCAGTCGGGTTTGCAGGAAGACACCTTTAAGGTGATTGCGCCCTTGCGTTTAGATTTTACTGGTCCACAAACTAATAATACCTATTGTGAAAATAGCCAAGAGGTCTATTTGAATGCTTATCCTACGGCCAATATGGGTTTATCTGCTCAGTTTGTTGGGCCAGGTATGGGCTATTTAAATAATGGTCAGCCGGCGCCATTGGCCAATACTTTTTCGCCTGTTTTGGCCGATACGGGGCAGCATACGATCAGTTATATTTTTACAGATTTGGCGGCTTGTGAGCACCGTATAGATAAAAGTTTTCGGGTACAGGCTGCGCCTGTAGTTCGTTTGCAAACTTTGGCGGGATCGCAGGACTTTTGCGCCAATGATACGGCTGTTGCTTTAGTGGGGCAGCCTTTTGGTGGGCAGTATTTTGGTCCAACTATTTTAGGCGATAGCTTATTTCATCCCAATCAGGCCTACTTACTAGATAGTGCAGCGGCTTCGGGTGGGGTACAGCTTTGGTATAGCTATAGTGATAGTTTGGGCTGTCGGGCTACGGATACTTTAGCCTTATCTATTTATCCTCTGCCTACTCCAGAAATACTAAACTTAGCTCCTGCTTACTGTGCCAATGCTTCAGCTGTTTTATTGCAGGGGGGCGATCGTTCGGGCAATTTGGGGCAGGGGCAGTTTTGGGGGAGAGCTTTGACCAATAATGTCTATCGGCCTCAATTGGCTGCAGCCCCTGAAGATACCGTTTATTATAGTCGGACAAATCAGTACGGATGCCAGCGTGAAATCATGCAATTGGTCCAAATAGATTCTGTGCCTCAGCCGCAGATTTTGCAGTTGGATAGTCAGTATTGCTTGACCGAGCCATCTTTTGTTTTGCAAGGGCAGCCACAGGCTGGACCCAATGAGCAGGCTACATTTACGGGGGCTGGAGTCAATTTTATCAATGGCCAATTTCGCTTTTCTGCTCAGCAAGCGGCAAATACAGCGGGTATTTTACAGCCAATAGCGCTTACTTACAGCTTTGTAGATAGTCGAGGTTGTCAGGGCCAAAATCAAGTGCAGACCTTGGTCAATCCATTGCCTCAAGCACAATTCAGTTTGGCTTCGGCCTATTGTGTAGATGCAGAAGCAGATACTTTGTCTAATAGGGTACAAATGCAACAGTATGCCCAAGCTTATTTTCAAGCTGCAGGTATACAGGATAGTAGTTTGGGTATTTTTTCTCCTGCTTTAGCGGCTCAGCAAGCAGGTTTTGGTTTGCAGCAGATTCAGTTTTTTGTACAGGATAGTAATGGTTGCCAAAACAGCAGCACAGAGAGCTATATCTTAAATGGTTTGCCTATAATCAATATTACGGGCTTGCCTGCTGCGCTTTGTAATCAAGGGGCAGAGGTAGATATTAGAGCTTTTCCTGTGGGAAGTATTGGAAGTCAAGCTCAGTATAGCCATAATTTCCCAATGGCCAGTTTTCAGATTCGTTCTGCTTTGCAGGCAGAAGCCAGTTTGAGTCCCTCTCTTTTGGCAGCTCAGACTTACTTTTTAGCCTATGCCTATACCGATGCCAATGGTTGCCAGAATCAGGATACGGTTTTTACTACTGTTTTTGCTCGACCGCAGGCCCAAATACAAGGGTTGGATACTAGCTATTGTGAGCAAGAGGATAGTATTTATATGCAAGGAAACTCCATTTATGGAGAGTTTTCGGGCCCGGGGGTTTTGCAAAATAGCAATATCTTTATTCCTGCTCGAGCTGCAGCTGGAAACCATCTAATTAGCTATTTAGTAGAAGAGCTACACTTATTTCCTACCGCTCAAGATAGCCTAATTTGTAGTGATCTGGCCCAAGCCCAAGTTCAGGTTCGGCCCAAGCCCAGACCCAGTCTGTTGCAACCTACGGCAAATAGTAGCTTCTGTCTGACTAGCCCTAGTGAGCAACTTATTGGGGGAATTCAAAACACGGCTTTGCTACTAGATGCCAGCTATACTGGCAATGGCCTACGGCCCGAATATCTGCAAAGAGTAGATACGATGACCGTAAATGGTCAGACCGTGAATGTCATTGTTTTAGATACCATTTATCATTTTGATCCCGCCCTGGCTGGAGTAGGCCTGCATGAACTACAGTTTAGCGCAAGCAATGTTTTCGGTTGCCTAGATTCTGTTAGCCATTTGGTGCAGGTGTTGGCTACCCCCAGTCCCAGCTTTGCCCTAGATAGCCAGTTTTGTGAATCGGCTCCCCGCCAAATTCTATCGGCTAGTCCAGCAGGGGGGATTTTCTTTCTCAATGGCGATACGCTATTGCAAAATGAATATCAACCCAATTCATTGTATCCTCAGCAGCCACTGAGTCAAAATCAGCAAGATACACTGGTCTATTTGGTCAGCAATAGTAGTTGTGAGGCTAGCGATACGCAGTTTGTTACTGTTTTTCCCAACCCTCAGGTTAGTTTTAGCTTGGACCAAAATGTAGATGCTTTTTGTCTAGGCCAAAATGATAGTTTGCTTTTGCTTCCCCAACCTTTGGGCGGTCAATTCTACGGCAATGGGGTGGCTTTTGGGCAGTCTTTATTTTTGGCTGAGAATGCGGGTTTGGGCGAGCATATTATTCGCTATGAATATACGGATAGCCAAGGCTGTCAGGGAATTTTCTGGGACAGCCTACGGGTGTATAGCCAACCCCGCTTGGCCTTGGATGCCTCTGGGGGCTGTTTGAATGATGCTTATTTGTTTTGGAATAACGGGCCCTTGGGCCTAGGGGGACTTTTTCAGAATCAGGTTTTTGATAGTATCAGTCAGGCTTATTGGCAGATAGGCGGGGGTGCACCTATTGCGGCTAGCTTATCGGCTCCCTTCGAGCTGGACAGTCTGTCCTATCAATTTACACAAGCGGGCAGCTATTGGGCCAGTCTAACCATCGAAAATCAGGGCGTTTGTTTGGCCAAGGACAGCATTCTAATACAGGCCTCGCCTAATGTTCAGCCTACTGCGCAACTCCCTTATGCAGAAGACTTTAATCAGGATGATGGCCAATGGCTAGCCGAAAGCCAAGCGGGTTATCCCGATAGTTTATGGGAGTGGGGCTTGGCCCAAGGTCAGCGAATCAACAGCCTACAAGATAGCGCCCATTTATCGCTTTGGGCCAGTCGTTTGTCTGCTCCCTATCCCGCCAATCAGAGTGCTTGGGTCTATAGCCCTTGTTTTGATTTGAGCCTTTTGGACCGCCCGATGCTCAGCCTCGATATTTTTGATGATACCGATGCGGGCAATGATGGAACTGTCATTGAGTTTTACGATCCTCAACTCGCGCTTTGGCGGCCTTTGGGCGATTTAGGGCAGGGCCTAAATTGGTACAATGAGGATATTATTGCGGGCCGCCCTGGCGAGCAGCAACTGGCCCCCAGAGGCTGGTCGGGCTCAGGTACAGGCTGGCAAACGGCCCGCTACGCCCTAGATAGTTTTCGACAGCAGTCTTTTCGCTTTCGGATTGCCTTTGGGGCCTTGGGCGTGAGCCCTACTGCCTATGAGGGCTTTGCCTTTGACAATATATTTCTGGGCAATCGCCGCAAAAAGGTCTTGTTAGAGTACTTTTCCAATTTGGGGCAGGCTGATTTGGGGGCGGCTTATACGCATCTCAATCAGTTGGTTTATCATCCGCCTTTGGTGCATGATTTGGTCCTCATACAGTACAATACGGATTTCCCTAGCTACGACCCTTTTTATGCCCAAAACATGGCGGATCCTTCTGCGCGTTTGTTGTTTTATGGCCTATCGGAGGCGGGGAAATTGGTCCTCAATGGTCGCCGTTTTAGCCAGTCGGCTCCCTTGGCCCTACAACTGCAGGCTATGGATTTGGAGAAAGATCGCTTAGCCGATCCGCTTATAGATATAGAGGGGCAGTCTTTTATTCGGGCCAATGAGATAGAGCTACAGCTCTCGCTCGATGCTTTGGGCAATTGGCAGCAGGCCAACCTCAAGCTTTATGTTGCCTTGGTCGAGGATTCGCTTTTTTATGATAATGGCCAGCCTTTGCATGCTTTTGTGCGCAAACTTTTGCCCGATGCAGCGGGTACAGAGCTGCCCGAAAACCTGAGCGCTGGACAGTCGCTGAACTATAGCTTTAGCCAGCCTTTATCGCCAGATTGGCAGCCGCAACAGCTACAATGGGTGGCCTTTGTTCAAGAGCAAACCGCCGATAGTAGCTTTATTCATCAGGTCTATAGCAACCGAGATATTTCTATTTATTTGGGACAAGAAGAAGCCCCAGAAGAGGCTGTCGCACCTCAGTTATCGCTTTTTCCCAACCCCAATATTGGACAGTTTCAGTTGTTGTTGGAGCAGCCCGCGCTTCAGGCCGGAAGCTGGCAGTTGTACAGCCTTTTGGGCCAAACTATAGCTACTGGAAGCTGGGCCCAAGGCCAAAAAGAACAGCAGATAAGGATGCCGCAAACGGCTTTGGCTGGAACCTATATCTTGCGCTTGCAAATAGGCGATTGGCTGCTGCAAAAGAAGGTCGTTTTTAAGGGCTATTAA
- a CDS encoding ABC transporter permease: MNIFKISWKSLLSRPLNTGLSLVLVALGVGLSSLLLLLNQQMEERLYKNIEGINMVVGAKGSPLQMILSSVYHIDVPTGNIPLAKVRWMKKNPFIEAAIPLALGDSYEGFRIVGTDEQLGQHYKAQLAEGKLFSQDLEVTLGAKVAKKLGLKIGDTFFGAHGLESESIHVHENAAYTVVGIFKANQTVLDQLILTNVASVWRVHESHDHEHEEGEEHSHEGHDHGEAEHNHEEHEHSHEGHDHGEAEHNHEEHDHSHKGHDHGEAEHNHEAHEHSHEGHDHGHEHTAELAPISEEGKEITAVLIRYAKDSEGKTSAMASTMLPKIIDETEGLEELGYAVPAFELRRLMDNMGMGAQLLYYLAAIIIIISALSMFISLYNSIKERKYELALMRSMGASAGQLLVMLLLEGILVALFGALFGLLISHLGMGILAGYIEETYRYSVDPWRILAGETWLFFAVLGLGILASIIPAIQAYSQDISKTLSEN, from the coding sequence ATGAACATATTTAAGATTTCTTGGAAGAGTCTATTGAGCCGCCCATTGAATACGGGCCTGAGCTTGGTTTTGGTGGCCCTGGGCGTAGGGCTAAGCAGTTTGCTGCTGCTGCTTAACCAGCAGATGGAAGAGCGACTGTATAAGAATATTGAGGGCATCAATATGGTGGTGGGGGCCAAAGGGAGCCCGCTGCAAATGATCTTGTCTTCGGTTTATCATATTGATGTGCCCACGGGAAATATTCCCTTGGCCAAGGTCCGTTGGATGAAAAAAAACCCCTTTATTGAGGCGGCCATCCCCCTGGCCCTAGGCGATAGCTATGAAGGGTTTCGGATTGTGGGGACCGACGAGCAACTGGGCCAACATTATAAAGCCCAATTGGCCGAAGGAAAGCTATTTAGCCAAGATTTGGAGGTGACCCTAGGCGCCAAAGTGGCCAAAAAACTAGGGCTCAAAATTGGCGATACCTTTTTTGGGGCCCATGGTCTAGAAAGCGAAAGCATACACGTTCATGAAAATGCCGCTTATACCGTAGTGGGCATTTTTAAGGCCAATCAAACCGTTTTGGACCAGCTCATTTTGACCAATGTGGCCTCCGTTTGGCGGGTGCATGAAAGCCATGATCATGAGCATGAAGAAGGTGAAGAACACAGCCATGAAGGGCACGATCATGGGGAAGCCGAGCATAATCATGAGGAACATGAGCACAGCCATGAAGGACATGATCATGGGGAAGCCGAGCATAATCATGAAGAGCATGATCACAGCCATAAAGGACACGATCATGGGGAAGCCGAGCATAATCATGAGGCGCACGAACACAGCCATGAAGGACACGATCATGGACATGAGCATACGGCAGAACTGGCCCCTATTTCAGAAGAGGGCAAAGAAATCACGGCCGTATTGATTCGCTACGCCAAAGATTCGGAGGGGAAAACCTCGGCCATGGCCTCTACCATGTTGCCTAAAATCATTGATGAAACCGAAGGTTTGGAAGAGCTCGGTTATGCTGTACCCGCCTTTGAATTGCGTCGTTTGATGGACAATATGGGGATGGGTGCGCAGCTGCTTTACTATTTGGCGGCCATCATCATTATTATTTCGGCCTTGAGCATGTTTATCTCTTTATACAACTCGATCAAGGAGCGCAAATATGAATTGGCCTTAATGCGCAGCATGGGCGCTTCGGCGGGGCAGCTATTGGTCATGCTTTTGTTAGAGGGGATTTTGGTGGCCCTATTTGGGGCCCTCTTTGGCCTCTTGATTAGTCATTTAGGCATGGGTATTTTGGCGGGTTACATAGAAGAAACCTACCGCTATAGTGTAGACCCTTGGCGCATCTTGGCGGGAGAAACTTGGCTCTTTTTTGCCGTTTTGGGCTTGGGGATTTTGGCCAGTATTATTCCGGCCATACAAGCCTACAGTCAAGATATTTCTAAGACCTTATCGGAAAACTAG
- the recF gene encoding DNA replication/repair protein RecF (All proteins in this family for which functions are known are DNA-binding proteins that assist the filamentation of RecA onto DNA for the initiation of recombination or recombinational repair.), with protein MRSQQLKALRLQGFKNYRDSQFEFSPKLNCILGQNGMGKTNLLDAIHLLCLGKSNFVSRDRYLIGFEADFFRLQAQFERGEESEEIVVKAAKGKRKTFERNRLPYERLADHVGRYPLVIIAPDDNKLILEGSELRRRFMDLSLSQESPNYLHQLMQYNKLIKQRNALLKSVDYPAQPDPILLDSYDQQLLEPAQAIVSARKKFIEELQPVFQQVYAQLSKGQEEVSLRYSSPLLEQNFAELLRENRRKDIQFQRSTVGPHKDDLVFGMKGQTLKQFASQGQLKSYLLALKLAQYQALKDSSQKLPILLLDDIFDKLDAQRLGQLLELLMGPAFGQVFISDAHENRLLELLQKLPKAVDFKLFLIENGAIKAG; from the coding sequence ATGCGTAGCCAACAGCTCAAAGCCCTGCGCTTGCAGGGCTTTAAAAATTATAGGGATAGTCAATTTGAATTTTCGCCCAAGCTAAATTGTATTTTGGGCCAAAACGGCATGGGCAAAACCAACTTGCTGGATGCCATACATTTGTTGTGTTTGGGCAAAAGCAACTTTGTGAGTAGAGACCGTTATTTGATTGGTTTTGAAGCAGATTTTTTTCGCCTACAAGCCCAATTTGAGCGAGGAGAAGAAAGCGAAGAAATTGTGGTGAAGGCGGCCAAGGGCAAGCGAAAAACATTTGAGCGCAACCGACTGCCCTATGAGCGTTTGGCCGATCATGTTGGGCGTTATCCTTTGGTCATTATTGCCCCCGACGACAATAAACTCATCTTGGAGGGCAGCGAATTAAGGCGTCGTTTTATGGACCTGAGTTTGAGTCAGGAGTCGCCGAACTATCTGCATCAATTGATGCAATACAACAAGCTCATCAAGCAAAGAAATGCCCTACTCAAATCGGTAGATTATCCGGCCCAGCCCGACCCCATTTTGCTCGACAGCTATGACCAGCAGTTATTGGAGCCAGCTCAGGCCATTGTTTCGGCCCGAAAAAAATTTATTGAGGAATTACAGCCCGTTTTTCAGCAAGTTTATGCGCAATTATCTAAGGGACAAGAAGAAGTAAGTTTGCGCTATAGCTCTCCCCTTTTGGAGCAGAATTTTGCGGAGCTATTGCGAGAAAATCGGCGCAAGGACATACAGTTTCAGCGCTCGACGGTAGGGCCACATAAGGATGATTTAGTCTTTGGGATGAAGGGGCAGACCCTCAAGCAATTTGCCTCTCAGGGGCAGCTCAAGTCCTATTTATTGGCCCTTAAACTGGCCCAATATCAGGCCCTAAAGGACAGTAGCCAAAAGCTGCCTATTCTATTACTCGACGATATTTTTGATAAGCTAGATGCGCAGCGGTTGGGCCAATTGCTCGAGCTCTTAATGGGCCCGGCCTTTGGGCAGGTCTTCATTAGCGACGCCCATGAAAACCGCCTGCTAGAGCTGCTGCAAAAGCTGCCTAAAGCAGTCGATTTCAAGCTGTTTTTGATTGAGAATGGGGCCATAAAAGCAGGCTAA
- a CDS encoding TPM domain-containing protein has product MSTFRLLLFFLLFSASLSAQYPAAPDPIAYVTDLGDFLTEEEELNLSRVLLNQYREKGQVQLVVVTVPDLGGQSVEQYAQGLAESWGIGEKDWNNGVLLLLSRAERKVRIELGYGMEGQITDLAAKRIIDKQIVPKLQEAAYYDAIYDGSLAIVSSVEKHFLQKEKRAKDLEYAKENEAMHKRLRQRERLYSSLIFGALGLLTLILVYFGAKGKRSDSRDRNYGSSSKGSSYSSSSSYSDYSDYSDYSDYSDYSDSSFGGGSFGGGGASGDW; this is encoded by the coding sequence ATGTCCACTTTTCGCCTACTCCTATTCTTCCTCCTTTTTTCGGCCAGCCTTTCGGCTCAATATCCCGCCGCCCCAGATCCCATTGCTTATGTGACAGATTTAGGCGATTTTTTGACAGAAGAAGAGGAGCTCAATTTGTCTAGGGTCTTGCTCAATCAATACCGAGAAAAGGGCCAAGTTCAGCTTGTAGTGGTCACGGTTCCCGATTTGGGCGGCCAAAGCGTAGAACAGTATGCCCAAGGCCTAGCCGAAAGCTGGGGCATTGGCGAAAAAGACTGGAATAATGGGGTTTTGCTGCTGCTCAGCCGAGCCGAGCGAAAGGTCCGCATTGAGTTGGGCTATGGTATGGAGGGCCAAATTACCGACCTAGCCGCCAAAAGAATTATTGATAAACAAATTGTGCCCAAACTACAAGAAGCCGCCTACTACGATGCAATTTATGATGGAAGCCTAGCCATTGTCTCCTCGGTAGAAAAGCATTTTTTGCAAAAAGAAAAACGGGCCAAAGACCTAGAATATGCTAAGGAGAATGAAGCCATGCACAAACGGCTTCGGCAAAGAGAACGCCTCTATAGTAGCCTGATTTTTGGGGCCTTGGGGCTATTGACCTTGATTCTGGTTTATTTTGGAGCCAAAGGTAAGCGCTCGGACAGTAGAGACCGAAATTATGGTTCCTCTTCTAAGGGTTCTTCCTATTCTTCCTCCTCTAGCTATAGCGATTATTCGGATTACTCCGACTATTCTGACTATTCCGATTATTCGGACAGCAGTTTTGGTGGCGGAAGTTTTGGCGGGGGCGGGGCTAGTGGAGATTGGTAG
- a CDS encoding OmpA family protein, which produces MMYDKLGSIYFKQGQAQLTGEEKAKLEALKQVFADQPKAMLYLFGNASTDGDPAKNLKLSNERCIVVRKYLIKLGLDPMRIMVLPMGEDNSLKGDDQVNPNDRRVDLILSE; this is translated from the coding sequence ATGATGTATGATAAACTGGGCTCCATTTACTTTAAGCAAGGGCAGGCCCAACTCACTGGCGAAGAAAAAGCCAAGCTAGAGGCCCTCAAGCAAGTTTTTGCCGATCAGCCCAAAGCTATGCTTTACCTCTTTGGAAATGCAAGCACCGATGGCGATCCCGCCAAAAACCTCAAGCTCTCTAATGAGCGCTGTATTGTGGTGCGCAAATATTTGATCAAGTTGGGCCTAGACCCCATGCGTATTATGGTTTTGCCCATGGGAGAAGACAACAGCCTAAAAGGCGATGATCAGGTAAACCCCAATGACCGTCGGGTAGACCTCATTCTGTCTGAATAA